The segment TGAACTTTTCCTTGTTTAGCAGAATCATTAACCCTCTGTCGAAGTTCTGTGTCTATTTTATTTAATTTATATTCCAAATAAAACACCTACCTCTCTAAATCAAGCTTTCTTATCTACTATAACTCCTGCTAGCCTACATATTTCAGCTACCATATCCAATATCTTTTTAGGTGGTATTTCTTTTATAACTTTTTTAGTTTTATTATCTACTATTTTAACTATAAATTGATTTTTAAAAACGTCGTGTCTTTCATATTCTAGATGAGTTTTTTCACCTTGAAGAAATTTGTTTAGTTTTTTTATTGATTCTTTTATATCCTTTTCTTTAACTTCTTTATTTTTTTCATTATCTATATTTTCATCTTCTATGATATATGAATCTGTATTATCTATAGATTCACTACACAAATCACTTGCTACATTACATACATTATTAGATTTCATTTGTTTTCCTCGACTAACCAAACTGATAGCCATAAACATTCCCCCAAAACCTTATAATTAACTGTATTAAATTGCTTAATATATGTTATTTTTTCTTTAATTTTTTTAGAATAGACATATCTATTTTTATAGCTTTCTTATTCTCTTTTTCTACTTCTATATAAAGCTCTTTTCTTAAAATAGTTATATTTTTAGGTGCATCTATAGATATTTTTACAGCACCATTGTCTATGCTTACTATATTTATTTCTATATCATCGCCTATTAAAATAGATTCTCCTTTTTTCCTTTTAACTACTAGCATTAAATATCCTCCTTAAATAATGGGTGTTTAATTAAATATTTTCCATTATTTAATATTATTTGTTCCCCTAATTTTGTTTTTATATTAATTATAATAGGAGCACACATATTTACTGTTATATTTTTTATATCTGTATTTAAAGTAACAGTATTTAATACTAGTACATCTTCTTCTTTTTCTATCTTTAATGCGTTAATTACATTATCATCTAGTTCCAATTCATAATTTTCCACAACACTAAAAGGTGAGGTTACTACAAAACCAACTTCATTATCTTCTATTGAATGAAGAATATTGAATAGTTCATTTTCTTCTATTGGAGATATTATAAATCTTTTTAAATTTTTAAAACCAGGTAATCCATTTTTAAATTCTATAATATCCTCATTTTTATACTCTATTGTTCCATGATATTTTGTCTCTAGTTTCAATTTACTTACACCTCACTTTAAATTGCTATCTACCACTATTAATTTATACCTTAATTAACGCAAGTAATCCATTAGACTTGGTTGAATTATTTTTGCACTTGTTTGAAGAGATGCCATATATACAGTAAGCATAGTCGCATAGTCCATCATATTCTCTGTATAATCAACATCTTCGTGTTTTGTTAAAATTTGTTTCATATTAAAAGTACCATCTGTATTTCTATCTTTAGCACCATCGATTCTATTTTGTCTTGCTCCAACTTCTGAACGAATTTTTAAAAGGTTGCTTATAGAATCGGTTATATTTTTAAGATCTCCATTTAAAAGTTCTTCTACAGCTTTTGCATCTGGTGCTGTTCCATCTGATTTTTTTCCATCTAAATGATTTGTTATTTCACTAAACACTTGTCTTAAATCAATTTTATTTGATTTATCATTAGTAAATTCTAAAATATCAGTAGCACTAACATTATAATCCATGGTAACCCCTTGAGATACTTCTATTTTTAGTTTAGAGGCTATTTGATCATATTCATTTCCACTAGTTAATTCTCCACCACCTTTTTTATTATACATAAGTTTAGTATTTGATGATGATGAATATTTGGATTCAACACCCTTGTCCATTCCCAATTCTGAACTAGTTACAGTAATATCACCTATAGTTTTATCTGTATTAATAAACATCAATTTTCCATCTGCTATATTAGGCATAGCTTTTATTTTTATTTTGTTATCATCAGCTAAAGTTTTATTTTTATTTTCAATTTCTTCATTAACCTTATTCGCCAATTCACTTAAACTTGATATTTTAGTTTTTTTAGGTATAGATATTTCACTATTTATTTTTTTATCCTTTGATTGAAATTTAACGTTTAATTCTGCTTTTAGTCCATCCTTGTCAACTATAGATTCTTTAATTTTTTCATCTATCACTATTTTTTTTGTAGGAGCTGCTCCTGCCATTTCCCCACCAATAGCTTCCATAGGCTTTGTAGTACTTCTAGTTCCTCCAAATATATAATTTCCACCAAAATTAGTATTTAATATTTGTGACATTTCTCCTATTTTTTCGTTTATTTCATCTTTTATAGCTTTTCTCTCATCTGAACCATATGCAGCATTACCTGCTGATATTAAAAGTTCTCTGACTCTTTGAAGAACATCTCCAGCTTGTCCTAGTGCTGTATCAGTTGTATCGAGCCAGTTTGAAACATCAGTTATATTCTTGCTATATTGCTTATTAGTATTAATATCTGTATGTAATTGCATAGAACGAGCAACTGCAAAAGGATCATCAGATGGCTTTCTAAATTTTTTACCTGATGTATTCTGTTGCTGAATTTTATTGACATTTTCTAAATTAGCTCTCATATCTGCTAAAAAATTATTTGAAAGCATTTTATTTGTAACACGCATTTTATCAATTCCCCCTTATCTATTACCTTTTAAGTCCATTAATAACTACGTCTAAAAGTTGATCTGTAGTTGCTATTATTTTGGCATTTGCTTGATAAGCATGTTGATATTGAACTATATTTGCCATCTCTTCATTTAAAGAAACCCCTGAAATAGATTCACGTCTTTGACTGAATTCTTTTAAAAGTGCTCCTTGATTTTTAACTATTCTTTGAGCTTCTTGCTCTTGTACACCTAGCTTATCAACAGTATCTTTAAAATAACTATCTACTTTCATACCATTAATATCACCTTTTATTGTATCAAGTCCAAGTGTTATATCTTTAGTTAAATTTTTATCACCTGTAGCATTCTCTATAAACTTTCCTCTATTCATATCCTTAGTTATATTTTGAATTTTAAATAAAGTATCTCGAAGTTGTGCTATTGCAAGTGCTCTTGCTCCATCTTTTTCTCCATCTTTAGTATTATTTGATTCCAAATCATACTTTTCATCATTAATTCTAGTTTTTATCTGCATAACATCATCTACTATTTGCTTATTTATAGATATGTTAGCTGCTGTTATTTCAGTTTCAGCATCCAACACATTTTGTAAAGCATCTACTTTAGTTGTTCCAATGTTGTTCTTTGAATCATATAGTACCTTTTTTCCATCTATAATTTTATAATTTTTATCAGCTATTTCACCATTAACGAAGAAAGGCATATAATCAGCCTGTATGTTTTCTCCTGGCTTTAGTTCTTTAGCCGTTCCTGCATCTTTCTTTCCACTATGAATAGCATTTACAGAAAAAGCTATTCCCTTTGCAAGCTTATTCATTTGTTCTATATAATCATCTGCATCTTGTTGAACAGTCATAAATCCTTTAAGTTCACCTTTGTATTCATCATCTTTTAAATCAAATAAAGCCAATTCTTTAAATTCAACAGGATTTTTACCTATTACTCCACCATTCTTATCTACTGCAAGTCCATTTTTAGTATCATCATTTTTATCACTAGTTGACCAAATTACTCTTGATTGCTCTAATCTTTTAAATTGAGCTTCTTTTTCCTGATCTGTTCCTGTTAGTTTCACTGTAAATGTAGCAGTTCTATCTTTATCTCCATTTTTAAGATAAGTTATCTTATATTCATCTGTTTTCTTTTCATACTTGGGTTCTATACTTTTTACATAAGAGAATCTCATAACCTCGTCATTTGGATTTTTTCTAACTAAAAGTGGATTTGAAACTTCTCCATTTCCATCTACTGTTTTAGTATATTTAGGTTTTAAATTTATTGAACCAAATTTGTCTTGCTCTACTACTACATTAAACTTTTTACTTAATTCATCCAAAAGAAGGTCTCTTTTATCCATTAAGTCATTTGGTTCCATACCCGAAATTTTTACAGCCATTATTTGTTGATTTAACTTGTCTACTCTATCCAATGCATTATTTACATCAAATATAGCTTGTTTAATAGATTCTTGTGCATTTTCTTTTACTTTAGTTAATTGATTATAAGTATGATTTAATTCATTTGCAAGGGCTGAAGCTTGGCTTGCAAGTACTGTCCTTGAATTTGATCCTTCTGGATGTTTGCCCACTTCTTGCCATGCATCAAAAAATTTACCTATAAGAGTTGAAACTCCTGTATCTGATGGTTCATTGAAAATTCCTTCTATTTCACTTAAATATTTATCTCTTGCTTCATATTGTCCAAGTGTACTTGTTTCCCTTCTAACTTGGTAATCCATAAATGTATCTCTAACTCTTTGAATTTTAGATATTTCAACTCCCGTACCAATTTGTCCAGGTCCCACTTGATTGTCCATTGAAGGCATACCAAATGGTCTTGTAGTTTCCATTATAGCTCTTTGTCTTGTATAACCTTTAGTATTACTATTAGCTATATTATGTGATGTAACATCTAAAGCACCTTGTTGTGCATATAGTCCCCTTTTTCCTACGTTAAGTGTTGAAAATAATCCTGACATTTTATCACTCCCTATTTTTCGCTATCTTTTCACCTTTCCGTATCCATTATATGTTTTAGCCTGTCTATCTGGATTTAAAAAAGCTAAAATTCTGTTATTTAAACTAATTCCTTGCTTTATTAATAGCTCATTAGTATCTTTCTGTAGTCTTATTTCTTCTAATATTTTTCTTACCGTCCTAAATGTATCTAACAAATCATTATTCTCTAATTCATGAACTAAACTTCCTAATGTTCTATCTTCTAATAATCCACTTGTAAGATTACGTCTTTTTAATTCTAAGTTAGCTACACTTTGATTTTCTTCTTGAATTTTTTCAACTACATCTTCCATACCAAATACATCATCTTTTATGATATATTTGTGCTGTTCTTCTAGTATGTTAAGAAGTCTATTTAAAGCAACTTTCTGTTCTTTCATAACCTCAAGCAGTTGCCCTTGAAACTCTACTTTATTCATATAAAATTTGACACACTCCTAACATTTATTTCTAAAGTTTTTGATTTTTCATGTTTTCTAACATTTTCTTAGCTATTAATTTTGAATCAACATTATATGTTCCTTTTGATATTTGACTTTTTATTTCTTCTATTCTTTTAGCTGAAATAGAAGTCACTCCTTCATTATCAAAAGTACTTAGTTCTCTACCTAATGTAGATACTTCAAAAGTATCTTTTTGGGATACTTTTTCACTTTTCTGTATTTTTTTATTGTTGACTTCATATATGCTAATTACCTTATTCATAGATGTACCTGTAATTTTCATAGCTACACTCCTCATATCCCATTGTTTTGTCTTTTAATATTATCGAATATACCCTTTTAAAGTTTACACTAATTATACAAAAACATAAGCTTTATTCAAGTATTTTTAATGTTTAATCATAATTTTATCTATATTAAAAAATGCATACAATGTTTAATTATTTTTTTACCAATTAAACACTATATGCACTGAATTTTATCAATTTTTATCCTTTTAAAGACTTTACTCTTTCTTCACCACTTACTATATTTACAATTCTTACACCAAAGTTTTCATCTACAACAACCACTTCTCCATAAGCAATTTTTTTACCATTTACATATATTTCAACTGGTTCTTCTGCAAGTTTATCAAGTTCTATTAATGATCCTGTTCCTAATGCTAAAACATCTTTTATAGATTTTTTAGTTTTACCAAGAACTACTGATATTTCAAGTGGCACATCCAAAATAAGATCAATATTTTGAGGTGCTCCATTAATATTTGCTTCTTGAAGTGGTGCAAAACTTGCTTTTTGAATATTAACTTGTGGTTGTGGTGCTGTATACTGCATTTGTGGAGCAGTAGTATATTGTG is part of the Clostridium botulinum genome and harbors:
- a CDS encoding flagellar protein FlaG; protein product: MAISLVSRGKQMKSNNVCNVASDLCSESIDNTDSYIIEDENIDNEKNKEVKEKDIKESIKKLNKFLQGEKTHLEYERHDVFKNQFIVKIVDNKTKKVIKEIPPKKILDMVAEICRLAGVIVDKKA
- the csrA gene encoding carbon storage regulator CsrA, with translation MLVVKRKKGESILIGDDIEINIVSIDNGAVKISIDAPKNITILRKELYIEVEKENKKAIKIDMSILKKLKKK
- the fliW gene encoding flagellar assembly protein FliW, which translates into the protein MKLETKYHGTIEYKNEDIIEFKNGLPGFKNLKRFIISPIEENELFNILHSIEDNEVGFVVTSPFSVVENYELELDDNVINALKIEKEEDVLVLNTVTLNTDIKNITVNMCAPIIINIKTKLGEQIILNNGKYLIKHPLFKEDI
- the flgL gene encoding flagellar hook-associated protein FlgL encodes the protein MRVTNKMLSNNFLADMRANLENVNKIQQQNTSGKKFRKPSDDPFAVARSMQLHTDINTNKQYSKNITDVSNWLDTTDTALGQAGDVLQRVRELLISAGNAAYGSDERKAIKDEINEKIGEMSQILNTNFGGNYIFGGTRSTTKPMEAIGGEMAGAAPTKKIVIDEKIKESIVDKDGLKAELNVKFQSKDKKINSEISIPKKTKISSLSELANKVNEEIENKNKTLADDNKIKIKAMPNIADGKLMFINTDKTIGDITVTSSELGMDKGVESKYSSSSNTKLMYNKKGGGELTSGNEYDQIASKLKIEVSQGVTMDYNVSATDILEFTNDKSNKIDLRQVFSEITNHLDGKKSDGTAPDAKAVEELLNGDLKNITDSISNLLKIRSEVGARQNRIDGAKDRNTDGTFNMKQILTKHEDVDYTENMMDYATMLTVYMASLQTSAKIIQPSLMDYLR
- the flgK gene encoding flagellar hook-associated protein FlgK; its protein translation is MSGLFSTLNVGKRGLYAQQGALDVTSHNIANSNTKGYTRQRAIMETTRPFGMPSMDNQVGPGQIGTGVEISKIQRVRDTFMDYQVRRETSTLGQYEARDKYLSEIEGIFNEPSDTGVSTLIGKFFDAWQEVGKHPEGSNSRTVLASQASALANELNHTYNQLTKVKENAQESIKQAIFDVNNALDRVDKLNQQIMAVKISGMEPNDLMDKRDLLLDELSKKFNVVVEQDKFGSINLKPKYTKTVDGNGEVSNPLLVRKNPNDEVMRFSYVKSIEPKYEKKTDEYKITYLKNGDKDRTATFTVKLTGTDQEKEAQFKRLEQSRVIWSTSDKNDDTKNGLAVDKNGGVIGKNPVEFKELALFDLKDDEYKGELKGFMTVQQDADDYIEQMNKLAKGIAFSVNAIHSGKKDAGTAKELKPGENIQADYMPFFVNGEIADKNYKIIDGKKVLYDSKNNIGTTKVDALQNVLDAETEITAANISINKQIVDDVMQIKTRINDEKYDLESNNTKDGEKDGARALAIAQLRDTLFKIQNITKDMNRGKFIENATGDKNLTKDITLGLDTIKGDINGMKVDSYFKDTVDKLGVQEQEAQRIVKNQGALLKEFSQRRESISGVSLNEEMANIVQYQHAYQANAKIIATTDQLLDVVINGLKR
- a CDS encoding flagellar protein FlgN gives rise to the protein MNKVEFQGQLLEVMKEQKVALNRLLNILEEQHKYIIKDDVFGMEDVVEKIQEENQSVANLELKRRNLTSGLLEDRTLGSLVHELENNDLLDTFRTVRKILEEIRLQKDTNELLIKQGISLNNRILAFLNPDRQAKTYNGYGKVKR
- the flgM gene encoding flagellar biosynthesis anti-sigma factor FlgM, producing the protein MKITGTSMNKVISIYEVNNKKIQKSEKVSQKDTFEVSTLGRELSTFDNEGVTSISAKRIEEIKSQISKGTYNVDSKLIAKKMLENMKNQKL